One part of the Leucobacter triazinivorans genome encodes these proteins:
- a CDS encoding glycerophosphodiester phosphodiesterase → MRDAATGWGRGALRTGLLAWTLTTLLLVLWGATPHAAAASSMQMHGALHRDGAVGIISHRGAAAIAPENTLAAMRVAIDRGVEFVETDVQLTADGVPILMHDPTLDRTTSGSGPVALRSFDEIRALDAGSWFSPEFAGEVVPTLEEFLDALEPSTTRALVELKGEWAIEQLEAVTELLRSRYMVNRVALQSFETPTLEGLQQVAPEFARVLLTREWDEGTVQQATELQVSAVGARTKLYDRRPELLQRLRAVGIGSLVYTLNTEKRWDQASRRGVDLVVTDDPVRLAVWRDAA, encoded by the coding sequence ATGAGGGATGCGGCCACCGGTTGGGGGCGCGGTGCGCTGCGCACCGGGCTGCTCGCATGGACGCTCACGACCCTGCTGCTGGTGCTCTGGGGGGCCACCCCGCACGCGGCGGCCGCGAGCAGCATGCAGATGCACGGCGCCCTGCACCGCGACGGCGCGGTCGGCATCATCTCGCACCGCGGAGCCGCCGCGATCGCCCCGGAGAACACGCTCGCCGCCATGCGGGTCGCCATCGATCGGGGCGTCGAGTTCGTCGAGACGGATGTGCAGTTGACGGCCGACGGGGTGCCGATCCTCATGCACGATCCCACGCTCGACCGCACCACGAGCGGCAGCGGCCCCGTCGCACTCCGCAGCTTTGACGAGATCCGAGCGCTCGACGCCGGCAGCTGGTTCTCGCCCGAGTTCGCGGGCGAGGTCGTGCCCACGCTCGAAGAGTTCCTCGACGCGCTCGAACCGTCGACCACGCGCGCGCTCGTCGAGCTGAAGGGGGAGTGGGCGATCGAGCAGCTGGAGGCCGTCACCGAGTTGCTGCGGTCGCGGTACATGGTCAATCGCGTGGCGCTGCAGTCCTTCGAGACGCCGACGCTGGAGGGTCTGCAGCAGGTGGCGCCCGAGTTCGCGCGCGTGCTGCTGACCCGGGAGTGGGACGAGGGCACCGTGCAGCAGGCGACGGAGCTGCAGGTCTCGGCCGTGGGTGCGCGCACCAAGCTGTACGACCGGCGCCCCGAGCTGCTGCAGCGACTGCGCGCCGTCGGCATCGGGTCGCTCGTCTACACACTGAACACCGAGAAGCGCTGGGACCAGGCGAGCCGGCGGGGCGTCGACCTCGTCGTCACCGACGACCCGGTGCGGCTGGCCGTCTGGCGCGACGCGGCCTGA
- a CDS encoding ABC transporter permease, which produces MSPAQRGSGELARVARALISPRGAVYLLLVVLLVVVAVLNPSFAEPGQFVRYIQRVAPIAIVAIGQYFVIVSGEFDLSQGSLVTTQVVLAGTLIGQDDDKALPVLLLLLVLGTVVGIVNGLVTTLLRVPSFIVTLGMMLVLYGGVMWWTGGAATGNPADSFRQIGRGGITGLPVIGVLPWAVVTLAAVVAVAAWLSRRPFGRTLIAIGDNPAAGAFAGASVWRTKTAAFVISSLCATVAGVLLVGYAGVHPSVGRGYEFTAITAVVLGGVVLGGGRGSVWGALAGAFALETLFTLLNFTAVPSTMRDAIQGAIIIAAVAYSGVVFGAIRRRALADGADGAARPPGTTGPEPAGSAPPPDPAGGVAARATHTKENRS; this is translated from the coding sequence ATGAGCCCGGCGCAGCGCGGATCCGGCGAGCTCGCCCGCGTCGCCCGCGCGCTCATCAGCCCGCGCGGCGCCGTCTACCTCCTGCTGGTCGTGCTGCTCGTGGTCGTCGCCGTGCTCAACCCCTCCTTCGCCGAGCCGGGGCAGTTCGTCCGCTACATCCAGCGGGTCGCCCCGATCGCGATCGTCGCGATCGGGCAGTACTTCGTGATCGTGAGCGGCGAGTTCGATCTCTCGCAGGGGTCGCTCGTGACGACGCAGGTGGTGCTCGCGGGCACCCTCATCGGCCAGGACGACGACAAGGCGCTGCCGGTGCTCCTCCTGCTCCTCGTGCTCGGCACCGTCGTCGGCATCGTGAACGGCCTCGTGACGACGCTGCTCCGGGTGCCGTCGTTCATCGTGACCCTCGGCATGATGCTGGTGCTCTACGGCGGGGTCATGTGGTGGACGGGCGGCGCGGCGACGGGCAATCCGGCGGATTCGTTCCGCCAGATCGGTCGCGGCGGGATCACGGGGCTGCCCGTGATCGGCGTCCTCCCCTGGGCCGTCGTCACGCTGGCTGCGGTGGTTGCAGTGGCGGCCTGGCTGTCCCGCCGACCGTTCGGGCGCACCCTCATCGCGATCGGCGACAACCCCGCGGCCGGCGCCTTCGCCGGCGCATCGGTGTGGCGCACGAAGACCGCCGCCTTCGTCATCTCCTCGCTGTGCGCGACGGTCGCCGGGGTGCTGCTCGTCGGGTACGCCGGCGTGCACCCCTCGGTCGGCCGGGGCTACGAGTTCACGGCCATCACGGCGGTGGTGCTCGGCGGGGTCGTGCTCGGCGGCGGCCGGGGCTCGGTGTGGGGAGCGCTCGCCGGGGCGTTCGCGCTCGAGACGCTCTTCACCCTGCTGAACTTCACCGCGGTGCCCTCCACCATGCGCGACGCCATCCAGGGGGCGATCATCATCGCGGCCGTGGCCTACTCGGGCGTCGTGTTCGGAGCCATCAGGCGCCGCGCGCTCGCCGACGGGGCCGACGGCGCTGCACGACCACCCGGGACCACCGGGCCAGAACCGGCGGGGAGCGCCCCGCCACCAGATCCCGCCGGCGGCGTTGCCGCGCGGGCCACACACACGAAGGAGAATCGATCATGA
- a CDS encoding ROK family transcriptional regulator, with protein MTLPHPVNGSAISTAGGLLQLLRDGRPRTRAKLAQITGLSRPTITQRIDQLLDLGLIAPVEDAASTGGRPSSQIAFNPRARVVLAADLGALHARVAVTDLDGELLAEVSSPRDIAEGPEAAMTWILRAAQTLLPDLGYTADHVAGIGIGVPGPVEFSTGRPINPPIMPGWDRFDIPAAIRAEIDAPVLVDNDVNIMALGELSTSWPGVTDLIFVKVASGIGAGVISGGTLRRGAHGAAGDIGHVALARAADTPCPCGNRGCIEAVASGRALARALSTPERRIERPSEVVALAKSGDVAAIQAIRQAGRDIGEVLTACVSLMNPSTIVIGGTMAQAAEHLVAGVREVVYARSIPLSTEHLTIAPSRAAANAAILGAAQLAIDAALSPERITAALGG; from the coding sequence GTGACTCTGCCCCATCCGGTGAACGGCTCCGCGATCTCCACGGCGGGCGGGCTCCTGCAGCTCCTGAGGGACGGGCGGCCCCGCACGCGGGCGAAGCTCGCGCAGATCACCGGGCTCTCCCGCCCCACGATCACCCAGCGCATCGATCAGCTGCTCGACCTGGGCCTCATCGCCCCGGTCGAGGACGCGGCGTCCACCGGCGGCCGCCCGTCCTCGCAGATCGCCTTCAACCCCCGCGCGCGGGTCGTGCTGGCCGCCGACCTCGGTGCGCTGCACGCCCGTGTCGCGGTCACCGATCTCGACGGCGAACTGCTCGCGGAGGTCTCCTCCCCGCGCGACATCGCCGAGGGGCCCGAGGCGGCGATGACGTGGATCCTGCGCGCCGCGCAGACCCTGCTGCCCGATCTCGGGTACACGGCGGACCACGTCGCCGGCATCGGGATCGGGGTGCCCGGCCCCGTGGAGTTCTCCACCGGCCGGCCGATCAACCCGCCCATCATGCCCGGGTGGGACCGCTTCGACATCCCCGCCGCGATCCGGGCCGAGATCGATGCCCCCGTGCTCGTCGACAACGACGTCAACATCATGGCGCTGGGCGAGCTGAGCACCTCCTGGCCCGGCGTCACCGATCTCATCTTCGTGAAGGTCGCCAGCGGCATCGGCGCCGGCGTCATCTCGGGCGGCACCCTGCGCCGCGGGGCCCACGGCGCGGCCGGCGACATCGGGCACGTCGCCCTCGCCCGCGCCGCCGACACTCCGTGCCCCTGCGGCAACCGCGGCTGCATCGAGGCGGTGGCCTCGGGCCGCGCCCTCGCGCGGGCGCTGAGCACGCCGGAGCGACGCATCGAGCGCCCGAGCGAGGTCGTCGCGCTCGCGAAGAGCGGCGACGTCGCGGCGATCCAGGCGATCCGGCAGGCCGGCCGCGATATCGGGGAGGTGCTGACCGCCTGCGTCAGTCTCATGAACCCGTCGACCATCGTGATCGGCGGCACCATGGCGCAGGCGGCCGAGCACCTGGTGGCCGGAGTGCGCGAGGTGGTCTACGCCCGCTCGATCCCGCTCTCCACCGAGCACCTGACGATCGCGCCGTCGCGCGCCGCGGCGAACGCCGCGATCCTCGGCGCTGCGCAGCTGGCGATCGACGCGGCGCTCTCGCCCGAGCGCATCACGGCCGCTCTCGGCGGGTGA
- a CDS encoding sugar ABC transporter ATP-binding protein: MTGIDAPAAGPPGASAVRDATAPAVAPVLSAVDVRKQFFGVEVLHGVSLDLVPGTVHGLVGENGAGKSTLMKIIAGVYRRDGGEVRLDGETVDFGHPVAAARAGVATVFQEFNLLPDRTVAQNVFLGREPARFGLVDVAAMRRSTQELLDGLGIAGISPDATVGGLTVAEQQIVEIVKALSVDARVISMDEPTAALADHEVSILYRVIRRLRERGVAILYVSHRLQEIFDLCDTITVLKDGSLVSSGPAAELDQPTLVRRMVGRPISAFFPDAEPGTELGGSLVTVRGGGNAQLDGIDLDLRAGEVVGVSGLQGSGRTELVEAIFGAAPFTRGELRLDGARVSIRQPRQAVRRGIALVTEDRKRTGLALHQSILDNALLAIRSVFPRRTRSKRAEIPGVFTALELVSRGPGQEVQALSGGNQQKVVLAKWLATAPRVVLLDEPTRGIDVGAKIAVYRLIRELAKRGVAILFVSSELPEVIGMADRIVVMRDGRIAGELPAGSSEETVLGLATGAADERGGA, encoded by the coding sequence ATGACCGGGATCGACGCGCCCGCCGCCGGGCCTCCGGGGGCCTCCGCGGTGCGCGACGCGACAGCGCCCGCGGTCGCCCCCGTGCTCTCCGCCGTCGACGTGCGCAAGCAGTTCTTCGGGGTCGAGGTGCTGCACGGCGTCTCGCTCGATCTCGTGCCCGGAACGGTCCACGGCCTCGTGGGCGAGAACGGCGCGGGCAAGTCGACGCTCATGAAGATCATCGCCGGCGTCTATCGGCGCGACGGGGGCGAGGTGCGGCTCGACGGCGAGACCGTGGACTTCGGGCACCCGGTGGCCGCCGCGCGCGCCGGGGTGGCGACCGTGTTCCAGGAGTTCAACCTGCTTCCGGATCGCACGGTCGCGCAGAACGTCTTCCTGGGGCGCGAACCCGCGCGCTTCGGTCTCGTCGACGTCGCGGCCATGCGGCGCTCGACGCAGGAGCTGCTCGACGGCCTCGGCATCGCGGGCATCTCGCCCGACGCCACGGTGGGCGGACTCACCGTCGCCGAGCAGCAGATCGTCGAGATCGTGAAGGCGCTCTCGGTCGACGCGCGTGTGATCTCGATGGACGAGCCCACCGCGGCGCTCGCCGATCACGAGGTGTCGATCCTCTACCGCGTGATCCGGCGCCTGCGCGAGCGCGGCGTCGCGATCCTGTACGTCTCGCACCGGTTGCAGGAGATCTTCGACCTGTGCGACACCATCACGGTGCTGAAGGACGGATCGCTCGTGTCGTCCGGACCCGCGGCCGAGCTGGATCAGCCGACGCTCGTGCGCCGGATGGTCGGCCGCCCCATCAGCGCGTTCTTCCCCGACGCCGAGCCGGGCACCGAGCTCGGTGGATCCCTCGTGACCGTGCGCGGCGGGGGGAACGCGCAGCTCGACGGCATCGACCTCGACCTGCGCGCCGGCGAGGTGGTCGGAGTCTCCGGCCTGCAGGGATCGGGCCGCACCGAACTGGTCGAGGCGATCTTCGGCGCGGCGCCCTTCACCCGCGGGGAGCTGCGCCTCGACGGGGCCCGGGTCTCCATCCGGCAGCCGCGTCAGGCGGTGCGGCGCGGCATCGCGCTCGTCACCGAGGACCGCAAGCGCACGGGACTCGCGCTGCACCAGTCGATCCTCGACAACGCGCTGCTCGCGATCCGCAGCGTCTTCCCCCGCCGCACTCGCTCGAAGCGCGCCGAGATCCCCGGCGTCTTCACGGCGCTCGAGCTCGTGAGCCGGGGGCCGGGCCAGGAGGTGCAGGCGCTCTCGGGCGGCAACCAGCAGAAGGTGGTGCTCGCGAAGTGGCTCGCGACCGCGCCGCGGGTGGTGCTGCTCGACGAGCCGACCCGCGGTATCGACGTGGGCGCCAAGATCGCGGTGTACCGGCTGATCCGAGAGCTGGCGAAGCGGGGGGTGGCGATCCTGTTCGTCTCGAGCGAGCTGCCCGAGGTGATCGGCATGGCGGATCGGATCGTCGTGATGCGCGACGGACGCATCGCCGGCGAGCTGCCCGCGGGATCGTCGGAGGAGACCGTGCTGGGGCTCGCGACGGGCGCCGCCGACGAGAGGGGAGGCGCGTGA
- a CDS encoding Gfo/Idh/MocA family protein: MQTTLSRRPMQVGMLGAGFMARTHTAAARAAGAELAAIASSSPVRAADAAAVLGYARAVPADELLAQGLPVVHVCTPNQSHVEYARAALRAGSDVICEKPLATSGAEARRLAEEAEAAGRFGAVPFVYRYHPMVREARARIAAGEAGAVLTIAGLYLQDWLLDPDDDNWRVGAGSGGPSRAFADIGSHLVDLVEFVSGDRITRLVATTRTVHPERAGQPVDTEDAVALTLELAGGGIGALLVSQVAPGRKNGLVLEVAGSRESLRFEQEDPERLWVGRRGHSVLLRRDPETLAADAARLSPLPAGHPQGYQDAFNAFVADAYAVAAGERREGVPTFADGARAAGITDAVLESARTGGWAEVSDA; encoded by the coding sequence ATGCAGACGACGTTGTCTCGCCGCCCCATGCAGGTCGGCATGCTCGGAGCCGGGTTCATGGCGCGCACCCACACGGCCGCGGCCCGTGCCGCCGGAGCAGAGCTCGCGGCCATCGCCTCGTCGTCCCCGGTGCGCGCCGCCGACGCGGCGGCGGTGCTCGGATACGCGCGGGCCGTGCCCGCGGACGAGCTGCTCGCCCAGGGGCTGCCCGTGGTGCACGTGTGCACCCCCAACCAGAGCCACGTCGAGTACGCGCGCGCCGCACTGCGCGCCGGCTCCGACGTCATCTGCGAGAAGCCCCTCGCGACGAGCGGGGCCGAGGCCCGGCGGCTGGCGGAGGAGGCCGAGGCGGCCGGGCGCTTCGGAGCGGTCCCGTTCGTCTACCGGTACCACCCGATGGTGCGGGAGGCCCGCGCTCGGATCGCCGCGGGCGAGGCGGGAGCGGTGCTCACGATCGCGGGGCTCTACCTCCAGGACTGGCTGCTCGACCCCGACGACGACAACTGGCGCGTGGGGGCCGGATCGGGCGGCCCGTCGCGCGCATTCGCCGACATCGGCTCCCACCTCGTGGATCTCGTGGAGTTCGTGAGCGGCGACCGCATCACCCGCCTCGTCGCGACCACGCGCACCGTGCACCCCGAGCGCGCAGGGCAGCCCGTCGACACCGAGGACGCCGTCGCGCTGACGCTCGAGCTCGCGGGCGGCGGCATCGGTGCGCTGCTCGTCTCGCAGGTCGCCCCCGGCCGGAAGAACGGCCTCGTGCTCGAGGTCGCCGGCTCACGGGAGAGCCTGCGCTTCGAGCAGGAGGATCCCGAGCGCCTCTGGGTGGGCCGGCGCGGCCACTCCGTGCTGCTCCGCCGGGACCCCGAAACACTCGCGGCCGACGCGGCGCGCCTCTCGCCCCTCCCCGCTGGGCATCCGCAGGGATACCAGGACGCGTTCAACGCCTTCGTCGCCGACGCCTACGCCGTCGCCGCCGGCGAGCGCCGCGAGGGGGTGCCGACCTTCGCCGACGGGGCGAGGGCGGCCGGGATCACCGACGCCGTGCTCGAATCGGCTCGCACCGGCGGCTGGGCGGAGGTGAGCGACGCATGA
- a CDS encoding ABC transporter permease, whose protein sequence is MAALGARLRALDTTAIVFIALIAVLVLSAVLVAIAGRNLFSPGSIRDILTGMSVLGFVAIGQTLVILGGSLDLSVPYVVSLTSLIAAQTMDGRPGMIVPGVLLALGVAALIGLANGLIVTFLKVHGFITTLGVGLILKGYLDTNYKGTAGSVPWEFQLFGATGIGPVPVSTVVMLALAAAVAFLLARGRFGHHLFAVGGNAEVARLSGVRTRRPLIWAHVLCSAFAGAAGLLLASRLGVGSPTVGVQGGYDLLSIAAVVLGGTLLAGGRGSIWGTIGGVAIFAVLDNLMSVLQVNPFLKDVVRGAVIVIAVAVYSRRRLVVRRERFTRTGADAVPVEAASRGGAR, encoded by the coding sequence ATGGCCGCACTGGGCGCACGACTGCGAGCACTGGACACGACCGCGATCGTCTTCATCGCCCTGATCGCGGTGCTCGTGCTGAGCGCCGTGCTCGTCGCGATCGCCGGGCGCAATCTGTTCAGCCCCGGCAGCATCCGCGACATCCTCACCGGCATGAGCGTGCTCGGGTTCGTGGCCATCGGGCAGACGCTCGTGATCCTGGGCGGGTCGCTGGATCTCTCGGTGCCCTACGTGGTGAGCCTCACGAGCCTCATCGCGGCGCAGACGATGGACGGACGCCCCGGCATGATCGTGCCGGGCGTGCTGCTCGCGCTCGGCGTCGCCGCGCTCATCGGGCTCGCGAACGGCCTCATCGTCACCTTCCTCAAGGTGCACGGCTTCATCACCACGCTGGGCGTCGGACTCATCCTCAAGGGATACCTCGACACCAACTACAAGGGCACCGCGGGATCCGTGCCGTGGGAGTTCCAGCTCTTCGGGGCCACCGGCATCGGGCCGGTGCCGGTGTCGACCGTCGTGATGCTCGCGCTGGCCGCGGCGGTGGCGTTCCTCCTCGCGCGCGGCCGCTTCGGGCACCACCTGTTCGCGGTCGGCGGCAACGCCGAGGTCGCCCGCCTGTCGGGCGTGCGCACGCGGCGCCCGCTCATCTGGGCGCACGTGCTCTGCTCGGCGTTCGCGGGCGCGGCCGGTCTGCTGCTCGCGAGCCGGCTCGGCGTCGGCAGCCCGACGGTCGGGGTGCAGGGCGGATACGACCTGCTCTCGATCGCCGCCGTCGTGCTGGGCGGCACGCTGCTGGCCGGCGGGCGCGGCTCGATCTGGGGCACCATCGGCGGCGTCGCGATCTTCGCCGTGCTCGACAACCTCATGAGCGTGCTGCAGGTCAACCCGTTCCTGAAGGACGTGGTGCGCGGGGCGGTCATCGTGATCGCCGTGGCCGTCTACTCCCGGCGGCGCCTCGTGGTGCGCCGCGAGCGCTTCACGCGCACCGGAGCCGATGCCGTGCCGGTGGAGGCCGCGAGCCGAGGAGGTGCGCGATGA
- a CDS encoding ATP-dependent Clp protease ATP-binding subunit — translation MQANWTPAQGEGEQQSALEQFGVNLTEEARSGKLDPVIGRDGEIRRVSQVLTRRTKNNPVLIGEPGVGKTAVVEGLAQRIVAGDVAESLKDKELISLDISALIAGAKYRGEFEERMKAVLQEIKDSDGKIITFIDELHTLMGAGGGESSVAASQMLKPMLARGELRLIGATTLDEYREYIEKDAALERRFQQVYVGEPSVEDTIAILRGLKERYEAHHKVTIADSALVAAAGLSNRYITARQLPDKAIDLIDEAASRLRMEIDSAPVEIDELRRAVDRMKLEDLALKKEKDAASKERRAKLQEDLAAKQAELDVLEARWEQERASLNRVGELREKRDRLNMEAQVAQREGNLEKASRLLYGELPAIEKQIAEAENAELSHEVGGEPRMVNEQVTDEDIAGVVAAWTGIPVGRLLQGETEKLLALEQELGKRLVGQGDAVRAVADAVRRTRAGIADPNRPTGSFLFLGPTGVGKTELAKALAEFLFDDERAMVRIDMSEYGEKHSVSRLVGAPPGYVGYEQGGQLTEAVRRRPYSVVLLDEVEKAHPEVFDVLLQVLDDGRLTDGQGRTVDFRNVILILTSNLGSQYLIDPEMGWGEKEDAVRETVRRAFKPEFINRLDEMVIFRPLSEADLAQIVELSIDRLQLRLSDRRLTLGVTPEARAWLASRGYDPIYGARPLRRLMQHEIDDRLARAILSGEVRDGDAVRVDVAADGDGLVLESAGSAPAASVGSPGFAGASGEGPDDVIEAELLDD, via the coding sequence ATGCAGGCGAATTGGACGCCCGCTCAGGGCGAGGGGGAGCAGCAGTCGGCGCTCGAGCAGTTCGGCGTCAATCTCACGGAGGAGGCCCGGTCGGGCAAGCTCGACCCAGTCATCGGGCGTGACGGCGAGATCCGTCGGGTGAGCCAGGTGCTCACCCGGCGCACGAAGAACAACCCCGTGCTGATCGGCGAGCCCGGCGTGGGCAAGACCGCCGTCGTCGAGGGGCTCGCTCAGCGCATCGTCGCGGGCGACGTGGCCGAGTCGCTGAAGGACAAGGAGCTCATCTCGCTCGACATCTCGGCGCTGATCGCGGGTGCGAAGTACCGCGGCGAGTTCGAGGAGCGCATGAAGGCCGTGCTGCAGGAGATCAAGGACTCCGACGGCAAGATCATCACGTTCATCGACGAGCTCCACACGCTCATGGGCGCCGGCGGCGGCGAGTCGTCGGTGGCGGCCTCGCAGATGCTCAAGCCCATGCTGGCCCGCGGTGAGCTGCGGCTCATCGGCGCGACCACGCTCGACGAATACCGGGAGTACATCGAGAAGGATGCGGCGCTCGAGCGGCGCTTCCAGCAGGTCTACGTCGGCGAGCCCTCGGTGGAGGACACGATCGCGATCCTGCGCGGACTGAAGGAGCGATACGAGGCGCACCACAAGGTGACGATCGCCGACTCGGCGCTTGTCGCCGCGGCCGGCCTCTCGAACCGCTACATCACGGCCCGTCAGCTGCCCGACAAGGCCATCGACCTCATCGACGAGGCGGCCTCGCGACTGCGCATGGAGATCGACTCCGCGCCGGTCGAGATCGACGAGCTGCGCCGTGCCGTCGATCGCATGAAGCTCGAGGACCTCGCGCTGAAGAAGGAGAAGGACGCCGCCTCGAAGGAGCGCCGTGCGAAACTGCAGGAGGACCTCGCGGCGAAGCAGGCCGAGCTCGACGTGCTCGAGGCCCGGTGGGAGCAGGAGCGCGCCTCACTCAACCGGGTGGGCGAGCTGCGCGAGAAGCGCGACCGCTTGAATATGGAGGCCCAGGTGGCGCAGCGCGAGGGCAACCTCGAGAAGGCGTCGAGGCTGCTCTACGGCGAACTCCCCGCGATCGAGAAGCAGATCGCCGAAGCCGAGAACGCCGAGCTCTCGCACGAGGTGGGCGGCGAGCCGCGCATGGTCAACGAGCAGGTGACCGACGAGGACATCGCCGGTGTGGTCGCCGCCTGGACGGGGATCCCGGTCGGCCGCCTGCTGCAGGGCGAGACGGAGAAGCTGCTCGCGCTCGAGCAGGAGCTGGGCAAGCGGCTCGTCGGCCAGGGCGACGCCGTGCGGGCGGTGGCCGACGCGGTGCGTCGCACGCGGGCGGGTATCGCGGATCCCAACCGTCCCACCGGCTCCTTCCTGTTCCTCGGCCCCACGGGTGTCGGCAAGACCGAGCTGGCGAAGGCCCTCGCCGAGTTCCTGTTCGACGACGAGCGCGCCATGGTGCGCATCGACATGTCGGAGTACGGCGAGAAGCACTCGGTGTCCCGGCTCGTCGGCGCCCCTCCGGGGTACGTCGGCTACGAGCAGGGCGGCCAGCTCACCGAGGCGGTGCGCCGCCGCCCCTACTCGGTCGTGCTGCTCGACGAGGTCGAGAAAGCTCACCCCGAGGTGTTCGACGTGCTGCTGCAGGTGCTCGATGACGGCCGCCTCACCGACGGGCAGGGCCGCACGGTGGACTTCCGCAACGTGATCCTGATCCTCACGTCGAACCTGGGCAGCCAGTACCTCATCGATCCCGAGATGGGGTGGGGCGAGAAGGAGGACGCGGTGCGCGAGACGGTGCGTCGCGCGTTCAAGCCCGAGTTCATCAACCGGCTCGACGAGATGGTGATCTTCCGCCCCCTCTCGGAGGCCGATCTCGCTCAGATCGTCGAGCTCTCGATCGACCGGCTGCAGCTGCGGCTGTCGGATCGGCGGCTTACCCTCGGGGTCACGCCCGAGGCGCGGGCCTGGCTCGCATCGCGCGGCTACGACCCGATCTACGGCGCCCGCCCGCTGCGCCGCCTCATGCAGCACGAGATCGATGATCGTCTGGCGCGGGCGATCCTCTCGGGCGAGGTGCGCGACGGCGACGCGGTGCGCGTCGACGTGGCGGCCGACGGCGACGGCCTCGTGCTCGAGAGCGCGGGATCGGCGCCCGCCGCCTCGGTCGGCTCGCCCGGGTTCGCGGGCGCGAGCGGCGAGGGTCCCGATGACGTGATCGAGGCTGAGCTGCTCGACGACTGA
- a CDS encoding aldo/keto reductase, whose translation MSTQTQARTVIGDSGIEIAPLALGGNVFGWTADRETSFAVLDAFVAGGGDFVDTADGYSHWVPGNSGGESETIIGQWLASGRDRDGVVIATKVSTHPEFTGLAAANVQAAAEASLRRLQTDRIDLYYAHFDDAEAPLEHTVAAFSRLVDEGKVRAIGVSNYTADRIAEWFRIAREGGYHLPVALQPHYNLVERDFETNGLREVAAQESLAVFPYYSLAKGFLAGKYREAADATAPGASARAEGAAAYLDDRGRAVLDALDAVATAHGAPVASVALAWLRQQPTVAAPIASARNTEQLPALLAALSLELSPEEIADLTAASA comes from the coding sequence ATGAGCACACAGACACAGGCCCGCACCGTCATCGGCGACTCGGGGATCGAGATCGCGCCGCTCGCGCTCGGCGGCAACGTATTCGGCTGGACCGCCGATCGCGAGACCTCGTTCGCCGTGCTCGACGCCTTCGTCGCGGGCGGCGGAGACTTCGTCGACACTGCCGATGGCTACTCCCACTGGGTGCCGGGGAACTCCGGCGGCGAGTCCGAGACGATCATCGGTCAGTGGCTCGCGTCGGGTCGGGATCGCGACGGCGTGGTCATCGCGACGAAGGTGTCGACGCACCCCGAGTTCACGGGGCTCGCAGCGGCGAACGTGCAGGCCGCCGCCGAGGCATCGCTGCGACGGCTGCAGACCGACCGGATCGACCTCTACTACGCCCACTTCGACGATGCGGAGGCCCCGCTCGAGCACACGGTGGCTGCCTTCTCCCGCCTCGTCGACGAGGGCAAGGTGCGCGCCATCGGCGTCTCCAATTACACGGCGGATCGCATCGCGGAGTGGTTCCGCATCGCGCGCGAGGGCGGCTACCACCTGCCCGTGGCCCTGCAGCCGCACTACAACCTCGTGGAGCGCGACTTCGAGACGAACGGTCTGCGCGAGGTCGCCGCGCAAGAGTCGCTCGCGGTGTTCCCCTACTACTCGCTGGCGAAGGGGTTCCTCGCCGGCAAGTACCGCGAGGCGGCCGACGCCACCGCTCCCGGCGCCAGCGCCCGCGCCGAGGGGGCGGCAGCCTACCTCGACGATCGCGGGCGCGCAGTGCTGGACGCCCTCGACGCGGTCGCGACGGCGCACGGCGCGCCCGTCGCATCGGTGGCGCTCGCCTGGCTGCGTCAGCAGCCCACGGTCGCGGCGCCCATCGCGAGCGCGCGCAATACCGAGCAGCTGCCCGCGCTGCTCGCGGCGCTGTCGCTCGAGCTCTCCCCGGAGGAGATCGCGGACCTCACCGCTGCGTCGGCGTAG